The genomic DNA ACTCTGAATCCCAGTCCACTCCTGCACTAATGTATTGCGCTATTTTCTGCCTCTTTGTAAgtgcatatttgcattttattgcagtgcatttctttaaaaccagtctgctgcttttttttgctgtggttttgttttttaatctgatGCACCTTCATAatgcaataaaacagaaatacatGTTGAACTCACAAAAATGCATCTGttgcatttaaaaacataaatgcagTATATGCATTTTAAAGTGCTCATTATTCTTATTATGTAGAATCCATTAAAAATCGAATAACGCCCCACATCTCTCCCAAAACTACAATGCTTTATAAATGTCTATTAACAATACAACCCTACTTTTAATGGAAGAACGTGCAAATAGCAATTATCAGATTGTTAACGCTCTCCTTTGTTTTTTGATGCAGAGTTAACATATTGTCCAGCTCCACTTTTATGTAAACCAGGAGAAatcagacaggaatatgaatctgAAGTTAACAAGGTAAGAAAATGTTTTCACCCTTCTGTTAAAGGAAATGTGAAGTTGGTCCCTAAAGTTTAATCACTTAAAAgttgggactttccagtataaatgcaTAATATTTTTTGTAGAGAGGTTTTTAGTTGTATCGTTGAAGCCATATCTTGCTCAATTAAAAGTTCCAGCATACTATATACGTGGGTCCCTAAATTTGTTTAGCTGTCCgttacattcagatgtaaaaagagttggggagcaatgcaagcttgaaaaatgttcctggatggtacaaaataactgcacctgctgtgaagccactgggagcaacatcgaaggaATTGGTgtgcaatatgttgctcatgagccactggttggggatcactgctctagtataTAGTCTGGGTAAATGGAGAACTAGAGTTAAAATCACTTGTGTCAGTGATCCAGTTagcaaaaaaaatgcaccaggctggggtatttctgtagaagttCATTGTTCCTGCCATGCACAGTAAAATGAAAACGATTGTCTTTTTGAATCTAATGTTGGCATCCACTCTAGAAGAATATGGCgaattatatattttgttctcctttaatgcctgcAGGGAGGGAGCTGTGGTCTAACAATATCTGCGCAACAATTCTTGGTCTTTTCAGATAGAAGCTGAACGCTTTGCTCAAGAAGAGGCAGAGAGAAAGGCAAGTGAGGATTACATTCAAAAGCTGTTGGCAGAAGAAGCAGCTGAAGAACATCTTAATGCAGAAGCTGTGCAGAGGGAGATGGAGGAACAACTGAAAAGGGATGAGGAATTGGCTCGGTTACTCAGTGTAGGTTTGGTAATTGAAAAACTCTTGAACCATACATTGCTCCATGTAATACTCCAGGAAAGCCTCTAATACATTctgaatttaatatttatttacttgAGCAACTGCGCCCAATAGGtgagaataaaagaaataatgtttgGTTAACTCCACACACAAAACCACACTCCAACAATCAATCATGCATTCCCattatatacatctatacaccATTATGCTCCTACCACTAACTCTTAACAGCCAGTCAAAAAATTACCACTCGTCCCTACACATCCAGTTCAGAAACCAAGAGAAAAGGCATGTTTAGAATTGGGATATCCACCATCAATCTTTTATTTTTAGCAAGTTCTCGGTAACGCCGGTTTCTCACGACCAATTTGCACTTCTGTTACATCTGCCTGTAATAAGATCAATGGCCGCATTATCAAAACTTCTCCACCACCTCTTAGACAAATCCTTCCCCAATCAATGCTTTTTGTTTATGTAACACTGACTTCTCCTCACGCACTGATATGAATACCATTTCTGTCAGATTGTCTCTCCTTTCCCAGTGGCCCCTCTTCATATTCATTATCCCCCCAacatcccttttcccttgttgCATCCTTCCACTTTTTCAAAGCTTTTATCTTATCTGATCTGGTGACCCCCAGCTCTGGATTTGGCCACACTCCTGCGCCAGCAATTCCCTCTGTTtagaactttaaaggggttgttcaccttctaaacactttttttcagttcagtgttGTTTtaaattgttcaccataaacaaagacttttttcaattgctttccatcttttatttttttactgttctcccaaaatttaagtttactGTTCGTGTCTCTgtggtttcagtctggcagctcagtaatccaggagcatctgaactgttgcaatttgCTTCATtacgttgatacatttctcaacaatatctgtggaatattagcaactcaaccattgtatcaattgtaacagctgcctttaataaaactcggAGCaaaacagggacaaagataaaaaatgtatcaacttggGGGCACATTCGCTAAGCTCGGGtaaatgaatagagggaaaaaaactcaaatttcgaggagttttttgtgctcttcgactatcgaattggtgtacattcgcctgagtagaatgattcgaatagattgagcgaaaaaacgctgcgactattcgcccattcgatagtcgaagtactgactcttttaaaaatcattctactgcctacttcgccagattaaacctaccgaattgctttaaaagcctatgggaaagtctcataggctttttttctacgtttttgatcgaatagaaaggcattcgatcgatcattcgatctaatgaaaattattcgatcgaatattcgcctattcgccagcgcgtaaattcgcccgaattccctattcgattctataccccagtcgaatttcgagggatttaacccctcgaaattcgacccttgatacatctgccccttaatgtatcaatttaaaaccgTTAAAGAGTCTGCAACCCCTCCCTTCAGAGCTgcattagaaggtgaaaaattaaactttacacttcaattatcggtcacaaatagaaagtgatttaATTTCAGTGATCtgtttgaaaccaactgaactgaaaaaagtgtttgaagttgaacaaccctttaaaatgttttgttataaaaagaaaatttggCTTAGgcctaaaagaaaaacacattcttCAAATCTTTTGAAATTGTGTACTGTTTTGGGAAAAGAGGTACatacaaaatagtgaaaaattaaaGAAGTAGTATTAAGTAAACAAGCGCATATTTATTTTAGTGCAGGTGATCCTTGACTCCTGCCCACTTGAAATTAAAGTAAACCAGTTTTCAGAACAATATATGAAAGTCAGGCTTGTCCGTTTTCAGATACATTTATTGgggaaaatgtgtatattttgtttagtatTCCCATCTAGCAGACACAGACAGCTGCTGAGATGGGGAAAGTGTTTTAATCATATATGGTGCAAAATGCAGAAACAACTAGACAATCCAAATAACCTGCTGTTTTTGAATTCTGTTCATTAAGGATGTGTCAAACGCCTCCTGTACTTCAGTTTCACCTGTGACTTCAAAGAAAGCGGTGGTCTCTAAGCCTAGCAGAAAGGTGAAAAACAAGCAGAGAGTATCTGGAGACATAGAGAGGTGAGGTAGCAAATACAAACCGCTTTAATATTACAGACATGTATCCGTATTGACAGCTATATTTAAGGGTATACCAattttatattacaaaagaaaaggTCTACCAGGATATGTTGCATTTCAAACATCTAGAAACAattctaccttaaagggatactgtcatgggaaaaaaaaaattttcaaaaggaatccgttaatagtgctgctccagcagaattctgcactgaaatccatttctcaaaagagcaaacatttttttctattcaattttgaaatctgacatggggctagacatattgtcagtttcccagctgccccaagtcatgtgacttgtgctctgataaacttcaatcactctttactgctgtactgcaagttagagtgatatcaccccctccctttcccccccagcagccaaacaaaagaacaatgggaaggtaaccagataacagctccctaacacaagataaccgctgcctggtagatctaagaacagcactcaatagtaaaaacccatgtctctctgagacacattcagttacattgagaaggaaaaacagcagcctgccagaaagcatttctctcctaaagtgcaagcacaagtcacatgaccaggggcagctgggaaattgacaaaatgtctagccccatgtcagatttcaaaattgaatataaaaaaaatctgtttgctcttttgagaaatggatttcagtgcagaattctgctggagtagcactattaactgatgcattttgaaaaaaacttgttttccgatgacaggatccctttaagtctctgTTCATTTGAAGCATTTGGGAAACAAATTGCTATTTGGCAAAACAGGCCCAATAAAGtaatgcttatacaggtatgggacctgtgatccagaatgcgcgggacctggggttttccggataacggatctttctgtaatttgggtcttcatgccttatgtctactagaaattcatttaaacattaaataaagccaataggctggttttgcttccaataaagattaattatatcttagttgggatcaagtacaagctacagatttattattatagagaaaaaggaaatattttttacaatttggattttttgtataaaatggagtctatgggcgacagccattccgtaattcggagctttctggatatcgggtttccggataagggatcctatacctgtactatgttgtatgatatctctctgtacagtagAAAATACATTTAGTGAATTCTCCCTGGTATGTAGTCCCCCACTTAGGATTTCTGTTTGACTGACCATGTCAGACTGTGCTATGTTTGTTTTTGAGACATCTGCTGCAGTTTCTTTTTTGAGGATTACATAACAATAGGGAGGTTATGGGAGGCCATAAACACAGTTGAATCAGTGCAACATCTTTTAGTTAGGCAACACCAAAATTGCAATCAGAGTAACTCCTTTATAGAAGCTAGAGAAAACAATATCCATTAAAGAAATACCAAACTACATAAAATATAGTCACCTTTTAATAGGAACAACATACATTGACAGCACTTGTTCTCCAGCCGCCATAAAAGTTTTGCTTCTACATCGGATACAGACTGGTGAAATATGGCCTTTTTATGTCATGAGCAGTGGGACAATGTATTTGTCTGATTGCTGAAACATGTGATCAAAGTCAAGCTctgttaaagtatttttttttttttaaataggtttcTTTCTCCAAAGCCTCAAAGAGCCAAGGCTGTCGTTGGAACTGACGAATCCAGGGATTCTGACAATTCGGTAACTACCTAAATGTTGTATATGTAATTTAAAACTAGCATTCTTTTTAAGGCAGAGGAAAGCTGGGTAGACTTTCTTGTGTTTAAAAGACAAAGAAGGCCTATAACACTGTGGGGCAAACGTAGGTACACCCCACAAACTAAAATGTATCattctgtaattatttttatggtgtagtttttttttctaaatgacactgtttacaatgcaaataattcactctacaatataaaatttcattcctgaaccagcaagtgtaccggtatttttttagttgtaatatcggtgtgtaggcaccatctctcaggtcatttttcctggtcatgtgctttcagaaagagcctgcacttttgGATGtagctgctttctggcaggctgttgtttctcctactcaatgtaactgaatgtgtcgcagtgggacctggattttactattgagtgctgttcttagatctaccaggcagctgttatcttgtgttagggagctgctatttggttaccttcgcattgttctgttgttaggctgttggggggggggggtgatattactacaacttgcagtaaagagtgactgaagtttatcagagtacaagtcacatgactgggggcagctgggaaactgactatgtctagccccatgtcagatttcaaaattaaatataaaaaatctgtttgctcttttgagaaacggatttcagtgcagaattctgctggatcatcactattaactgatgcattctggaaaaaaatattttttcccatgacagtagtCCCTTTAAAGAGGCAGGTGCAGAGCGTTTTGCtaatattcaaaaaaaatcactgtacTTTTCCTACAAGTAGGGTCGCCACCTGGCcattattttaccggcctgaccggtaaaaactATGCTTAAacccccaatgttattaatagggaaaaaaaatctaaatatacacaggaaggctggtatttttttccaaaaaaggtgtcaaccctagtcCCAGGCATCTGATGCACCCTATTGGTCACATGCATAGTACAGCACTTCATTGCCCGTTTGTCTGTTGTGCTTGTTCCTAGTTTCAATAGGTGCAGTGGATGCCGGGGTCATGGATTTAAATGGCAGTGGACATAATAAAAGTGTCCCTCTTGAAGAAGAGATCAGCCGAAGGTTGGACATAAATGTCTACAATCACTGGGCCTTACAACTTGGTGCACTTCAGTGATTCTACCTTTTCTTCTCCTAAACTAATGATTTTACCCTGATGGTCTGTATAAAAGCAGAAACTGCTAATTTATGGCTCGTAAGACAGGACTGTTGTTTATACTGAAAATGGTAACTGAGTCAGCAATCTtctaattttaaatataattcttgcttccccccccccaggattCTTGCATCCTGATGGATGCAGATGAGAAGCCAGAACTCTCAACTCAGTGTCCTTTCACCAGCTTGATACAAGAGAAATGTGTTGATTTACAAATGCCCTGTTTTACAGACTGCTATAAAGTGGACTCTGACGCAGCCAGCCTGCAGGATAGTCGTTCTAAAAGGAGCCAGGATTGCAATGGCACTTATTCTTGCTCTGACATTATAGATATGGAAGTGAGCATGACaatgaaaaaacaaagaaacacagCGGAATTATCCCCTGAAAGGGCATACTGTTCTCCAGAGAAAGCAATTGAGAGTAATGCAATGATCTGCAGTACACCTACCCATCTTGGTATGACAGGAACTCctaaaagaaaaagtgaagacTGTTATCTTGATTTAGAAGTAAGAGCAGGGAGCTATCgaaaagtaaaaaagaagaaGCTGTCTCTGACAGAGGACTGTCCAGTACCAAGTGTTCATGCAGGGAAATTCATTGAATTGGAAGAGAATCTGTATGAGCGGCTGAGACAGGAGGAACAAGATAGGCTCTTTGCCCTCCAGCTTCAAAGCCAGTTGGACAAAGAAGTGAAACAAGTAAACAGAGGAAAGGGATCTCCAGATGAGTATCCACTAAGACCTAAGAGGGGCTCACATTTACAAGAGTGCCAGGATTCACCTTTTCCTCCTCGTGAGCAAATGCCTGTCCAAGATAAGGGTAGGAATACGCAGAGTGGACATAGTCCAGATGAAAACAAGAAGCCTTGCAGAAAAAATAGCATCACATCTCCTCAGGTCAGGCAAAGCAGGGCAGTAAACAATACTGAGGGGTCCTCTGATGGGATAAATGTTTTGAAGCCAAGTAACAAGCAGCCAACTATACTGGACCTATTTCAAAGGTCCACTGGAAAATAAAGTTCTATGTAACTGTTGTGGTACCTATAAAATCGTTTTGTGTGATATTCGGTACAGGTATGCTAGCCTGCTGACACTGTCTGATATCCATACAATATGCGAGTTAAGGAATCTGATCTTTCTGAAATCATCAACTGATAAACCATATCTGCTAGTGTCGCCagttgacaaatctcctcttcttcgcaacGACTAagctccccaatctgccttccgccagctaaaatgtaaatcgcctgggggcaggcacatggaacgcttagttttccgaattcgcctgtaattgcctcacgaggaaacttcgggcgacttcggaaaacgaagtgctccgtgtgcctgcccccaggcgatttacatttaagACAGCAGAAGGCatattggggagattagtcgctgcgaagaagagatttgtcacctagcgactaatctccccgaatctgccgtgtggccagaccctaagcgTCTCTTCACTTCTTGCTGTTCTGATAGTTTGGGCTGTCTAAACAAcgagaacaatagaaaggtggctGCAACATGCCTGGCCCCTTGTATGCTATctgtctgttaaaggaacagtaacaccaaaaattgtgttTAACAGAAtgacaatgtactgttgcccagcactggtaaaactggtgtgtttgcttcagaaaaactattatagtttttataaacaagctgtagTGCAGCTATgagggcagccgttcaagcacaggatacagagtttCTGCAGCAAATACACTAGTTGTATGTGCAGaacaatcagtacattatattttcattactttaatgcacttacatttttgggagtaactgttcctttaagctcatGGGCAGATCAGTTGGATAGCGCAGGGGGTAAcaaggtgtatggccacctctaaaGTGCCCTTCACTATCTTGATAAAGGCCACTAACACATAATATTCATTCGAGTGCACTTTTCAGAATCCTGTGTATCTTTCTTAATACCATTTCTCAGACTGTTAAGAGAAAGTCCTAGTAATCGGCTCCCACTGACTTGGAAAGGAAAAATGCAGAAGCAAAAttgtgagacttttttttttttttttgggccaaaaagcTCCCATCTAAGTCAAAGGGAGTCATGCAAGGCAGTCCTGGGTAATATGATAGTAGAGGTCGCCCCCTCAGCTCTGCTTTTGCATCTAGCTATAAGTGTCCAATGGACCAGCATTGCACTGAAACATTACAGGCGATTGGCTGCACAAAAAGTATTCTGTAGCTAAGGATTTTCTGTGACTATAAAGAGCCTAATGTTTGATTCCGTTACACATTTAATACTGAACTTTTTCTAATTTAGGAACAGGCTACCACACTGGTAACTTTCTTCACAATTTACCAATACAATGTTAGCTCACAGCTGATGTGGAAAAGTATTTTCATTAACTTGCACGCTGCTATTTTGTACCAAAGTTTTCTATCATAATTTTTGTTCATTATCACACGGGGTAAATTACACAGGGCTATGATTTTATATTGGGCTCGTTTTCCACAATGGTGCGCAGTTTTCAGTTCAGGAATTTTAAATTGGTGCATAATTTAAAACACAATTAGATTCTGACCCTATTGGGCCCTatcgtttttttattttactacacgTAGTTTTAATACACAAATAACATTTATGTGCTAAATACGGTTGGGCATCCAGCATGTATAACTGGTCACCTTGCAACCCTACCGCTGTGGTGGGAAGAGAAATTAAAGTGTGGCACTGTAACTAGAGCAGAGCAGTTTTTATCAACTGTAAAATGTCATTGTGCACAGCTCTTTCGCATGAGCTTCTGCTGGAACAAATCCATA from Xenopus laevis strain J_2021 chromosome 5S, Xenopus_laevis_v10.1, whole genome shotgun sequence includes the following:
- the rnf168.S gene encoding E3 ubiquitin-protein ligase rnf168 isoform X1, with amino-acid sequence MAERPGSRMTKEQKLPLPWSECICPICQEILLEPVTLPCKHTLCNPCFQMTVEKTSLCCPFCRKRVSTWARHHSRTLVNKELWEIIQKQHPNECRRRASGQDSDDLADELTYCPAPLLCKPGEIRQEYESEVNKIEAERFAQEEAERKASEDYIQKLLAEEAAEEHLNAEAVQREMEEQLKRDEELARLLSVGLDVSNASCTSVSPVTSKKAVVSKPSRKVKNKQRVSGDIERFLSPKPQRAKAVVGTDESRDSDNSDSCILMDADEKPELSTQCPFTSLIQEKCVDLQMPCFTDCYKVDSDAASLQDSRSKRSQDCNGTYSCSDIIDMEVSMTMKKQRNTAELSPERAYCSPEKAIESNAMICSTPTHLGMTGTPKRKSEDCYLDLEVRAGSYRKVKKKKLSLTEDCPVPSVHAGKFIELEENLYERLRQEEQDRLFALQLQSQLDKEVKQVNRGKGSPDEYPLRPKRGSHLQECQDSPFPPREQMPVQDKGRNTQSGHSPDENKKPCRKNSITSPQVRQSRAVNNTEGSSDGINVLKPSNKQPTILDLFQRSTGK
- the rnf168.S gene encoding E3 ubiquitin-protein ligase rnf168 isoform X2, coding for MAERPGSRMTKEQKLPLPWSECICPICQEILLEPVTLPCKHTLCNPCFQMTVEKTSLCCPFCRKRVSTWARHHSRTLVNKELWEIIQKQHPNECRRRASGQDSDDLADELTYCPAPLLCKPGEIRQEYESEVNKIEAERFAQEEAERKASEDYIQKLLAEEAAEEHLNAEAVQREMEEQLKRDEELARLLSDVSNASCTSVSPVTSKKAVVSKPSRKVKNKQRVSGDIERFLSPKPQRAKAVVGTDESRDSDNSDSCILMDADEKPELSTQCPFTSLIQEKCVDLQMPCFTDCYKVDSDAASLQDSRSKRSQDCNGTYSCSDIIDMEVSMTMKKQRNTAELSPERAYCSPEKAIESNAMICSTPTHLGMTGTPKRKSEDCYLDLEVRAGSYRKVKKKKLSLTEDCPVPSVHAGKFIELEENLYERLRQEEQDRLFALQLQSQLDKEVKQVNRGKGSPDEYPLRPKRGSHLQECQDSPFPPREQMPVQDKGRNTQSGHSPDENKKPCRKNSITSPQVRQSRAVNNTEGSSDGINVLKPSNKQPTILDLFQRSTGK